A region from the Capra hircus breed San Clemente chromosome 9, ASM170441v1, whole genome shotgun sequence genome encodes:
- the TPBG gene encoding trophoblast glycoprotein, whose translation MPGGCSRGPAAGDGRLRLARLALVLLGWVSSTSLPSSASSSTSSASLPAPAASGQPALPGRCPAPCECSEAARTVKCVNRNLTEVPADLPPYVRNLFLTGNQLAVLPAGAFARRPPLADLAALNLSGNRLKEVDAGAFEHLPGLRQLDLSHNPLADLSPFAFSGSNASVVAPSPLAELILNRLELPAAERQNLSLEGMVAAALRAGHALRGLRRLELASNQLLYLPRDVLAHLPGLRHLDLRNNSLVGLTHVSFRNLTHLESLHLEDNALKVLRNGTLAELQSLPHVRVFLDDNPWVCDCHMVDMVAWLKETEIVQGKGRLTCAFPEKMRHRVLLELNSSDLDCDPILPPSLQTSYVFLGIVLALIGAIFLLVLYLNRKGIKKWMHNIRDACRDHMEGYHYRYEINADPRLTNLSSNSDV comes from the coding sequence ATGCCTGGGGGGTGCTCCCGGGGCCCCGCCGCCGGGGACGGGCGGCTGCGGCTGGCGCGGCTGGCGCTGGTCCTCCTGGGCTGGGTCTCCTCGACCTCCCTCCCCTCGTCGGcgtcctcctccacctcctcggCGTCGCTCCCGGCGCCCGCGGCGTCCGGCCAGCCCGCGCTGCCGGGCCGATGCCCAGCGCCGTGTGAGTGCTCCGAGGCCGCGCGCACCGTCAAGTGCGTGAACCGCAACCTGACCGAGGTGCCGGCCGACCTGCCCCCCTACGTGCGCAACCTCTTCCTCACGGGCAACCAGCTGGCCGTGCTGCCCGCCGGCGCCTTCGCCCGCCGGCCGCCGCTGGCCGACCTGGCCGCGCTCAACCTCAGCGGCAACCGCCTGAAGGAGGTGGACGCCGGCGCCTTCGAGCACCTGCCCGGCCTGCGCCAGCTTGACCTCAGCCACAACCCGCTGGCCGACCTCAGCCCCTTCGCCTTCTCGGGCAGCAACGCCAGCGTCGTGGCCCCCAGCCCCCTGGCGGAGCTCATCTTGAACCGCCTCGAGCTCCCCGCGGCCGAGCGGCAGAACCTGAGCCTGGAGGGGATGGTGGCGGCGGCCCTGCGAGCTGGCCACGCGCTGCGGGGGCTCCGCCGCCTGGAGCTGGCCAGCAACCAGCTCCTCTACCTGCCCCGCGACGTCCTGGCCCATCTGCCCGGTCTCCGGCACCTGGACCTGCGCAACAACTCGCTGGTGGGCCTGACCCACGTGTCCTTCCGGAACCTGACGCACCTCGAAAGCCTGCACCTGGAGGACAACGCCCTCAAGGTCCTGCGCAACGGCACCCTGGCCGAGCTGCAAAGCCTGCCCCACGTCCGGGTCTTCCTGGACGACAATCCCTGGGTCTGTGACTGCCACATGGTGGACATGGTGGCCTGGCTCAAGGAGACCGAGATAGTGCAGGGCAAAGGCAGGCTCACCTGTGCGTTCCCGGAGAAAATGAGGCATCGAGTCCTCTTGGAACTCAACAGCTCCGACCTGGACTGTGACCCTATCCTCCCGCCATCCCTGCAGACGTCCTATGTGTTCCTGGGTATTGTTTTAGCCCTGATAGGCGCCATCTTCCTCCTGGTTCTGTATTTGAACCGTAAAGGGATAAAGAAGTGGATGCATAACATCAGAGATGCCTGTAGGGATCACATGGAAGGGTATCATTACAGATACGAAATCAATGCGGACCCCAGGTTAACAAACCTCAGCTCGAATTCGGATGTCTGA